Proteins encoded together in one Diceros bicornis minor isolate mBicDic1 unplaced genomic scaffold, mDicBic1.mat.cur scaffold_241_ctg1, whole genome shotgun sequence window:
- the LOC131402735 gene encoding uncharacterized protein LOC131402735, translating to MDTVMKKVLETVVENQANEKHHSSTNETRRSSTIEKRCSSATEKHRSSATEKRRSSAIEKRCSSANQKRGSSAIEKRRSSANQKRGSSAIEKRRSSAIEKRRSSASEKRRSSASEKRRSSAIEKRRSSAIEKRRSSASEKPLLP from the exons atggacacagtgatgaagaaagtgttagaaacagtagtggagaatcaag CCAATGAGAAACATCACAGCTCAACCAACGAAACACGTCGCAGCTCAACCATCGAGaaacgctgcagctcagccaccgagaaacaccgcagctcagccaccgagaaacgccgcagctcagccatcgagaaacgctgcagctcagccaaccagaaacgtggcagctcagccatcgagaaacgccgcagctcagccaaccagaaacgcggcagctcagccatcgagaaacgccgcagctcagccatcgagaaacgccgcagctcagccagtgagaaacgccgcagctcagccagtgagaaacgccgcagctcagccatcgagaaacgccgcagctcagccatcgagaaacgccgcagctcagccagtgagaagccTTTGCTGCCTTGA